From a region of the Sesamum indicum cultivar Zhongzhi No. 13 linkage group LG3, S_indicum_v1.0, whole genome shotgun sequence genome:
- the LOC105158865 gene encoding increased DNA methylation 3 isoform X1 — MFQLLQRKKEANSCVVSRRGVSLQTKPLLPNYRTRLNRMDSLDPGKVKKIVWKRSKTAPGVDDEREDPDKCEDAEKKKRHCDSLQLSALPTMSSAAQPFALPLLPIPKVEEWCSNTSIVFTGTACRGRTGPPVGVVDIGVSKSAYYFCVALPGVKKDPGEFSCEIQRDGKVCVRGVTSTGAKTVTKYSRVFEMKFQQQCPPGPFTLFFSLPGPVDPRLFSPSFRSDGIFEAVVAKYE; from the exons ATGTTCCAACTTTTGCAGAGGAAGAAAGAAGCGAATTCTTGTGTCGTTTCGCGGAGGGGTGTGAGTCTTCAGACAAAACCTCTGCTCCCTAATTACAGAACCCGTCTTAATCG CATGGACAGCTTGGACCCTGGGAAGGTAAAGAAAATTGTCTGGAAAAGAAGTAAAACTGCACCCGGTGTAGATGATGAGAGGGAGGATCCTGATAAATGCGAAGATGCGGAGAAGAAGAAGCGCCATTGTGATTCTCTGCAGCTGTCTGCATTGCCAACGATGTCCAGTGCGGCCCAGCCATTTGCGTTGCCCCTGCTACCCATTCCAAAAGTGGAAGAATGGTGTTCAAATACATCTATAGTCTTCACCGGAACAGCTTGTAGAGGACGCACCGGACCACCCGTCGGAGTTGTGGACATTGGTGTTAGCAAATCTGCTTATTACTTTTGTGTTGCTCTACCTGGAGTCAAGAAAGACCCTG GTGAATTTAGCTGCGAGATTCAAAGGGATGGAAAGGTCTGTGTTCGAGGCGTGACGTCTACCGGTGCGAAAACTGTCACAAAATATTCTCGAGTTTTCGAAATGAAGTTCCAGCAACAATGCCCCCCCGGACCCTTCACACTCTTCTTCAGTCTGCCGGGACCTGTTGATCCAAGGTTGTTCTCTCCCAGTTTCAGATCTGATGGCATCTTCGAAGCTGTCGTTGCCAAATATGAGTAG
- the LOC105158865 gene encoding increased DNA methylation 3 isoform X2 → MDSLDPGKVKKIVWKRSKTAPGVDDEREDPDKCEDAEKKKRHCDSLQLSALPTMSSAAQPFALPLLPIPKVEEWCSNTSIVFTGTACRGRTGPPVGVVDIGVSKSAYYFCVALPGVKKDPGEFSCEIQRDGKVCVRGVTSTGAKTVTKYSRVFEMKFQQQCPPGPFTLFFSLPGPVDPRLFSPSFRSDGIFEAVVAKYE, encoded by the exons ATGGACAGCTTGGACCCTGGGAAGGTAAAGAAAATTGTCTGGAAAAGAAGTAAAACTGCACCCGGTGTAGATGATGAGAGGGAGGATCCTGATAAATGCGAAGATGCGGAGAAGAAGAAGCGCCATTGTGATTCTCTGCAGCTGTCTGCATTGCCAACGATGTCCAGTGCGGCCCAGCCATTTGCGTTGCCCCTGCTACCCATTCCAAAAGTGGAAGAATGGTGTTCAAATACATCTATAGTCTTCACCGGAACAGCTTGTAGAGGACGCACCGGACCACCCGTCGGAGTTGTGGACATTGGTGTTAGCAAATCTGCTTATTACTTTTGTGTTGCTCTACCTGGAGTCAAGAAAGACCCTG GTGAATTTAGCTGCGAGATTCAAAGGGATGGAAAGGTCTGTGTTCGAGGCGTGACGTCTACCGGTGCGAAAACTGTCACAAAATATTCTCGAGTTTTCGAAATGAAGTTCCAGCAACAATGCCCCCCCGGACCCTTCACACTCTTCTTCAGTCTGCCGGGACCTGTTGATCCAAGGTTGTTCTCTCCCAGTTTCAGATCTGATGGCATCTTCGAAGCTGTCGTTGCCAAATATGAGTAG
- the LOC105158866 gene encoding cysteine protease XCP2, translated as MASPSSLPKLLLLACFTILSSSIRSSAHDFSIVGYSPDDLTCIDKLINLFESWIDKHGKKYKSLEEKLHRFEIFKDNLKHIDERNKVASNYWLGLNEFADMSHDEFKNMYLGLKTDQLPKRDESRQEFKYRDVESLPKSVDWRKKGAVTRVKNQGSCGSCWAFSTVAAVEGINQIVTGNLTELSEQELIDCDTTYNNGCNGGLMDYAFAYIVSKGGIHKEEDYPYLMEEGTCEENRGESEVVTISGYHDVPANDEQSLLKALANQPLSVAIEASGRDFQFYSGGVFDGHCGTELDHGVAAVGYGSSKGLDYIIVKNSWGPKWGEKGYIRMKRNTGKPAGICGINKMAYFPTKNK; from the exons ATGGCTTCCCCTTCATCACTTCCCAAGCTGCTGCTTCTCGCATGTTTCACGATACTCTCCTCCTCGATCAGATCGTCTGCTCACGACTTCTCAATCGTGGGCTACTCCCCAGACGACCTAACGTGCATAGACAAGCTCATCAACCTCTTCGAGTCGTGGATTGACAAGCATGGTAAGAAGTACAAGAGCCTTGAGGAGAAGTTGCATAGGTTCGAGATCTTCAAGGACAACTTGAAGCACATTGATGAGAGGAATAAGGTTGCTAGCAACTACTGGCTTGGCCTCAACGAGTTTGCGGACATGAGCCATGATGAGTTCAAGAACATGTATTTGGGGCTCAAGACAGATCAGTTGCCTAAAAGGGATGAGTCCCGTCAAGAATTCAAGTACAGGGATGTCGAGAGCTTGCCTAAGTCAGTCGACTGGAGGAAGAAAGGAGCCGTTACTCGGGTCAAGAACCAAGGATCTTGTG GCAGTTGCTGGGCGTTTTCAACTGTTGCTGCTGTCGAGGGCATCAACCAGATTGTGACGGGGAATTTAACAGAGCTGTCCGAGCAAGAGCTGATTGACTGTGACACAACTTACAACAATGGATGCAATGGAGGGCTTATGGACTATGCATTTGCTTACATTGTATCAAAGGGTGGGATTCATAAGGAAGAAGACTATCCCTACCTTATGGAGGAAGGAACTTGTGAAGAAAACAGG GGTGAGTCTGAAGTTGTCACCATTAGCGGGTACCATGATGTACCTGCAAACGACGAGCAAAGTCTCTTGAAAGCACTGGCAAACCAGCCACTAAGTGTTGCCATTGAAGCTTCTGGCAGAGATTTTCAGTTCTACAGCGGG GGTGTGTTTGACGGGCACTGTGGAACTGAGCTTGATCATGGGGTGGCAGCTGTTGGATACGGATCGAGCAAGGGATTGGATTACATCATTGTGAAGAACTCATGGGGACCGAAATGGGGAGAGAAGGGATATATAAGGATGAAGAGAAATACAGGGAAGCCTGCAGGGATATGTGGCATTAACAAGATGGCCTATTTCCCTACCAAAAACAAGTGA